A stretch of Heterodontus francisci isolate sHetFra1 chromosome 44, sHetFra1.hap1, whole genome shotgun sequence DNA encodes these proteins:
- the LOC137355976 gene encoding probable G-protein coupled receptor 139 → METFHSFKKIYYLLFAVIGVPVNLLAIVILSRGKCGLSTCTTHYLVAMAMADLLVIITDVILWRSSYYYFPETLLNITPVCSVIYVLLCAATDCSVWFTITFSFDRFVTICCQKLKTKYCTAKTAAVVLVTTCILLCLKNVPFYFIYEPREIIDNVPWDCDTKPIYYTEPGWMGLDWFDKVLTPLLPFVLILLLNALTVRHILVASRVRKGLRGQSKGENRSDPEIESRRKSVILLFTISGSFILLWLIYIIDFLYYNITRTDPGDYNNSEYIFGQVGYMLQVLSCCTNTFIYGVTQSKFRGQIKNTVKYLVTSIIQFINKPNN, encoded by the exons ATGGAAACATTTCACAGTTTCAAGAAAATATATTACCTGCTctttgctgtcattggtgttcctg ttaatttactggcgattgtgatcctgtcccggggaaagtgcggactctccacctgcaccactcactatctggtggccatggcaatggcggatcttctggtcattatcactgatgtcatactgtggaggagcagttattattatttcccagaaaCTTtactgaacatcacccctgtgtgtagtgttatctatgtcctgctttgtgcagccacagactgttcggtctggttcaccatcactttctccttcgatcgatttgtgaccatttgttgccagaagctgaaaactaaatattgcaccgcaaaaactgcggctgtggttctggtaacaacctgcattctgctctgtttaaaaaatgtccccttctactttatatatgaacctagagagataattgacaatgttcCTTGGGACTGTGATACCAAGCCAATCTATTATACTGAGCCTGGATGGATGGGACTCgactggtttgataaggttttaaccccattgctcccatttgttttaattctgttgctcaacgctctgacagtcaggcacattttagtggccagtcgagtccggaagggactgaggggtcagagcaagggagagaatcgcagtgacccagagatagagagcagaaggaagtctgtgattttactcttcaccatatccggcagcttcatacttctgtggttgatatATATTAtagatttcttatattataacattacaaGAACAGATCCCGGGGATTACAacaattctgaatatatatttggaCAAGTCGGATATATGCTGCaggttttaagttgctgcacaaacacatttatttatggggtaactcagtccaagttcagagggcagatcaagaacacagtgaaatatctggttacatcaattattcaattcattaataaaccaAACAATTGA